The following are encoded together in the Drosophila sechellia strain sech25 chromosome 3R, ASM438219v1, whole genome shotgun sequence genome:
- the LOC6614311 gene encoding uncharacterized protein LOC6614311 isoform X1 — MVQDEKAAHADGADEQMLGSNGVEDKLAERRDEVKFIKGDHQNGDAKIDIGTVNGGKPAFTGMSKEELMKYANDPFWVRLRWIFFVCFWAIWVGMLVGAILIIIGAPKCAAPQPLPWYKRGPHAKFASVETCSPKDVVDAKELVSAGAIYELPAALTYDVKKPEVEEKIKHLVALYQGSDIRVILDLTPNYVAKNSQLMQDAIANPEMRSAFVWRSGAKVLPNNWLKVGGNRSAWEKVGDNYVLSQFEDGYYDLRMNSTIVRNEFGGVLKHLVALGIRGFRLKNTKFFALFDSLEDERPSSSPKDFSLGPNEYGFYSHNQTTFLFGLGDVLYDYLSIVKNSSDEAFFSVAEDVMYPQTYQLSRVPGAYGIDLPMYGNFVKVLSKSKPDTPLQKELENTIALSGNDCWLQWNFADIYVDTPQDPSALALFLSLLPGVPVVAVDAVAYQNVTKNTYEQITNLRKTASYMHGNLIFYQADPLVAFSRIKSGNPGYFVIFNPTELPQASTFTIPDNLPDKMTVSYFSDHYNVNADSSGQVAHAGRVNLKEFKVAPHSSIILTYVPVNAD, encoded by the exons ATGGTCCAGGATGAGAAGGCGGCCCACGCCGATGGCGCCGACGAACAGATGTTGGGCTCCAACGGAGTGGAGGATAAGCTGGCCGAGCGTCGGGATGAGGTGAAGTTCATCAAGGGCGATCACCAGAACGGAGATGCCAAGATCGACATCGGAACCGTCAACGGAGGCAAGCCT gCCTTCACTGGTATGAGCAAGGAGGAGCTCATGAAGTACGCCAACGACCCTTTCTGGGTGCGTCTCCGCTGGATCTTCTTCGTGTGCTTCTGGGCCATTTGGGTGGGCATGCTGGTGGGCGCCATTCTGATCATCATCGGAGCCCCCAAGTGCGCTGCTCCGCAGCCACTTCCATGGTACAAGCGTGGACCACATGCCAAGTTCGCCAGCGTTGAGACCTGCAGTCCAAAGGATGTTGTGGACGCCAAGGAACTGGTTTCCGCTGGCGCCATTTATGAGCTGCCAGCTGCTCTGACCTATGACGTGAAGAAGCCTGAGGTGGAGGAGAAGATCAAGCATTTGGTGGCTCTGTACCAGGGCAGCGATATTAGGGTTATACTTGACCTGACGCCCAACTACGTAGCAAAGAACTCGCAGCTAATGCAGGATGCCATTGCAAACCCGGAGATGAGATCGGCCTTTGTCTGGAGGAGCGGAGCTAAAGTTCTTCCCAACAACTGGCTCAAGGTGGGCGGCAATCGCAGCGCCTGGGAAAAGGTGGGAGACAACTATGTGCTCTCCCAGTTCGAAGACGGTTACTACGACCTCAGGATGAACAGTACCATCGTTAGGAACGAGTTCGGAGGAGTCTTAAAGCATCTGGTGGCATTGGGCATTCGAGGCTTCCGCCTGAAGAATACCAAGTTCTTTGCGCTATTCGATAGCCTCGAAGATGAGCGGCCCTCGTCATCGCCGAAGGACTTTAGCCTGGGACCCAATGAATATGGCTTCTACTCCCACAATCAAACCACTTTCCTATTCGGCCTGGGCGATGTGCTCTATGACTACCTGAGCATCGTCAAGAATTCCTCCGACGAGGCTTTCTTCTCGGTTGCCGAGGATGTCATGTATCCACAGACTTACCAGTTGAGCAGAGTTCCTGGAGCATACGGAATCGATCTGCCCATGTACGGAAACTTTGTAAAGGTGCTCAGCAAATCTAAGCCAGACACGCCGCTACAGAAGGAACTGGAAAACACAATCGCCCTATCGGGCAATGACTGCTGGCTGCAGTGGAACTTCGCGGACATCTATGTCGACACCCcacaggatccatctgctctGGCCTTGTTCCTATCCCTACTGCCCGGTGTTCCCGTGGTGGCTGTGGATGCTGTAGCTTATCAGAACGTCACCAAGAACACCTACGAGCAGATCACCAATCTGCGCAAGACTGCATCCTACATGCACGGAAATCTCATTTTCTACCAGGCCGATCCACTGGTCGCCTTCTCCAG GATCAAGTCTGGAAACCCTGGCTACTTTGTCATCTTCAATCCTACCGAATTGCCACAAGCGAGCACCTTTACTATCCCAGACAATCTGCCGGACAAGATGACCGTGTCCTATTTCAGCGATCATTACAACGTCAACGCGGATAGCTCCGGACAGGTTGCTCATGCTGGACGCGTGAATCTCAAGGAATTCAAGGTGGCCCCGCACTCCAGTATTATCCTGACCTATGTGCCAGTGAATGCTGACTAA
- the LOC6614311 gene encoding uncharacterized protein LOC6614311 isoform X2 → MNLFSRLIRLGGGASKSSVTLPAPGVCDSTINEAAENPPDSTEVYKTIAEDTFAGASSNPEKVDMVQDEKAAHADGADEQMLGSNGVEDKLAERRDEVKFIKGDHQNGDAKIDIGTVNGGKPAFTGMSKEELMKYANDPFWVRLRWIFFVCFWAIWVGMLVGAILIIIGAPKCAAPQPLPWYKRGPHAKFASVETCSPKDVVDAKELVSAGAIYELPAALTYDVKKPEVEEKIKHLVALYQGSDIRVILDLTPNYVAKNSQLMQDAIANPEMRSAFVWRSGAKVLPNNWLKVGGNRSAWEKVGDNYVLSQFEDGYYDLRMNSTIVRNEFGGVLKHLVALGIRGFRLKNTKFFALFDSLEDERPSSSPKDFSLGPNEYGFYSHNQTTFLFGLGDVLYDYLSIVKNSSDEAFFSVAEDVMYPQTYQLSRVPGAYGIDLPMYGNFVKVLSKSKPDTPLQKELENTIALSGNDCWLQWNFADIYVDTPQDPSALALFLSLLPGVPVVAVDAVAYQNVTKNTYEQITNLRKTASYMHGNLIFYQADPLVAFSRQRIKSGNPGYFVIFNPTELPQASTFTIPDNLPDKMTVSYFSDHYNVNADSSGQVAHAGRVNLKEFKVAPHSSIILTYVPVNAD, encoded by the exons TCGACATGGTCCAGGATGAGAAGGCGGCCCACGCCGATGGCGCCGACGAACAGATGTTGGGCTCCAACGGAGTGGAGGATAAGCTGGCCGAGCGTCGGGATGAGGTGAAGTTCATCAAGGGCGATCACCAGAACGGAGATGCCAAGATCGACATCGGAACCGTCAACGGAGGCAAGCCT gCCTTCACTGGTATGAGCAAGGAGGAGCTCATGAAGTACGCCAACGACCCTTTCTGGGTGCGTCTCCGCTGGATCTTCTTCGTGTGCTTCTGGGCCATTTGGGTGGGCATGCTGGTGGGCGCCATTCTGATCATCATCGGAGCCCCCAAGTGCGCTGCTCCGCAGCCACTTCCATGGTACAAGCGTGGACCACATGCCAAGTTCGCCAGCGTTGAGACCTGCAGTCCAAAGGATGTTGTGGACGCCAAGGAACTGGTTTCCGCTGGCGCCATTTATGAGCTGCCAGCTGCTCTGACCTATGACGTGAAGAAGCCTGAGGTGGAGGAGAAGATCAAGCATTTGGTGGCTCTGTACCAGGGCAGCGATATTAGGGTTATACTTGACCTGACGCCCAACTACGTAGCAAAGAACTCGCAGCTAATGCAGGATGCCATTGCAAACCCGGAGATGAGATCGGCCTTTGTCTGGAGGAGCGGAGCTAAAGTTCTTCCCAACAACTGGCTCAAGGTGGGCGGCAATCGCAGCGCCTGGGAAAAGGTGGGAGACAACTATGTGCTCTCCCAGTTCGAAGACGGTTACTACGACCTCAGGATGAACAGTACCATCGTTAGGAACGAGTTCGGAGGAGTCTTAAAGCATCTGGTGGCATTGGGCATTCGAGGCTTCCGCCTGAAGAATACCAAGTTCTTTGCGCTATTCGATAGCCTCGAAGATGAGCGGCCCTCGTCATCGCCGAAGGACTTTAGCCTGGGACCCAATGAATATGGCTTCTACTCCCACAATCAAACCACTTTCCTATTCGGCCTGGGCGATGTGCTCTATGACTACCTGAGCATCGTCAAGAATTCCTCCGACGAGGCTTTCTTCTCGGTTGCCGAGGATGTCATGTATCCACAGACTTACCAGTTGAGCAGAGTTCCTGGAGCATACGGAATCGATCTGCCCATGTACGGAAACTTTGTAAAGGTGCTCAGCAAATCTAAGCCAGACACGCCGCTACAGAAGGAACTGGAAAACACAATCGCCCTATCGGGCAATGACTGCTGGCTGCAGTGGAACTTCGCGGACATCTATGTCGACACCCcacaggatccatctgctctGGCCTTGTTCCTATCCCTACTGCCCGGTGTTCCCGTGGTGGCTGTGGATGCTGTAGCTTATCAGAACGTCACCAAGAACACCTACGAGCAGATCACCAATCTGCGCAAGACTGCATCCTACATGCACGGAAATCTCATTTTCTACCAGGCCGATCCACTGGTCGCCTTCTCCAG GCAGAG GATCAAGTCTGGAAACCCTGGCTACTTTGTCATCTTCAATCCTACCGAATTGCCACAAGCGAGCACCTTTACTATCCCAGACAATCTGCCGGACAAGATGACCGTGTCCTATTTCAGCGATCATTACAACGTCAACGCGGATAGCTCCGGACAGGTTGCTCATGCTGGACGCGTGAATCTCAAGGAATTCAAGGTGGCCCCGCACTCCAGTATTATCCTGACCTATGTGCCAGTGAATGCTGACTAA